A genome region from Quadrisphaera setariae includes the following:
- a CDS encoding nuclear transport factor 2 family protein has product MDLTSAERALQEAQRSADLDALDALLHPRCVAAGPDGAVFTKDDDLRSHRSGALRITSLVEEQLEVEEAASTGVTRLVAAVEALQDGSPVTARLRYTRLWVREGERWRVLAATLVPAAGVRRE; this is encoded by the coding sequence GTGGACCTCACCTCGGCCGAACGCGCCCTCCAGGAAGCCCAGCGCAGCGCGGACCTCGACGCGCTGGACGCGCTGCTCCACCCGCGCTGCGTGGCGGCCGGACCGGACGGCGCGGTGTTCACCAAGGACGACGACCTTCGCAGCCACCGGTCCGGCGCGCTGCGCATCACGAGCCTCGTGGAGGAGCAGCTCGAGGTGGAGGAGGCCGCGAGCACGGGGGTCACACGGCTGGTGGCCGCCGTCGAGGCGCTGCAGGACGGATCACCCGTGACGGCCCGGCTGCGGTACACGCGTCTGTGGGTGCGCGAGGGCGAGCGGTGGCGCGTGCTCGCTGCCACGCTCGTGCCGGCCGCGGGCGTTCGGCGGGAGTGA